One window of the Candidatus Izemoplasmatales bacterium genome contains the following:
- a CDS encoding DUF1292 domain-containing protein, whose translation MEKDEKEYFIVTDENGKDIKCEIIMTFDSDEFNRSYVVYQVAGDESGEVFAAAYDPESGEEGKLMQIETDAEWEFVEEVLENYLEDEEEAETAEHEHDHEHGDDCDCGDDCECGHAHEEDEEDKE comes from the coding sequence ATGGAAAAGGACGAAAAGGAATATTTCATCGTGACTGATGAAAACGGCAAGGACATCAAGTGCGAGATCATCATGACGTTCGATTCGGACGAGTTCAACCGGTCGTACGTCGTCTACCAGGTCGCCGGCGACGAATCCGGCGAGGTTTTCGCCGCCGCATATGATCCCGAATCGGGCGAAGAAGGCAAACTGATGCAGATCGAGACCGACGCGGAATGGGAATTCGTCGAGGAGGTCCTCGAAAACTATCTCGAGGACGAAGAGGAAGCCGAAACCGCGGAGCACGAACACGACCACGAGCACGGCGACGACTGCGACTGCGGCGACGATTGCGAATGCGGCCACGCGCACGAAGAAGACGAAGAGGACAAAGAGTAA
- the udk gene encoding uridine kinase translates to MSSKPLVIAVAGGSSSGKTTVVNKIMANLTEYPVVVIKHDDYYKDQSEMTMEERRAVNYDHPFALDNDLFIRQLKTLIAGNPIQKPIYDFVRFTRSPETETVRPAKIIVLEGILVLEDPRIRALVDVKIFVEADDDLRFIRRLRRDINERGRSMESVIDQYLKTVKPMFHEFVKPTKRYADIIIPNDYSHDVAVDLINAKLLSILK, encoded by the coding sequence ATGTCCTCGAAACCCCTCGTGATCGCCGTCGCCGGCGGATCCTCCTCCGGCAAGACCACCGTCGTGAACAAGATCATGGCGAACCTGACGGAGTACCCCGTCGTCGTGATCAAGCACGACGACTATTACAAGGACCAGTCCGAGATGACGATGGAGGAACGCCGCGCGGTCAACTACGACCACCCGTTTGCGCTCGACAACGACCTCTTCATCCGCCAGCTGAAGACCCTCATCGCCGGCAACCCGATCCAGAAGCCGATCTACGACTTCGTCCGCTTCACGCGCTCGCCGGAGACCGAGACCGTACGGCCCGCGAAGATCATCGTCCTCGAAGGCATCCTCGTGCTCGAGGATCCGCGGATCCGCGCGCTCGTCGACGTCAAGATCTTCGTCGAGGCCGACGACGACCTGCGCTTCATCCGCCGTCTCCGCCGCGACATCAACGAGCGCGGCCGCTCGATGGAGTCGGTCATCGACCAGTACCTGAAGACCGTCAAGCCGATGTTCCACGAGTTCGTCAAGCCGACGAAGCGGTACGCCGACATCATCATCCCCAACGACTATAGCCACGACGTGGCCGTCGACCTCATCAACGCGAAACTGCTGTCTATACTGAAATAG
- a CDS encoding aminopeptidase P family protein yields the protein MDKAVFQRHRARFLARMADRAIAVFYAGEAPHKTADQFYPYEVNRNFYYLTGLSKPNMNLVILKDQGRVFEFLFVEETNDYINKWLGRRMTKEEAAEIAGIDERNVRYLTEFREFVATCLSNNRRAVVQKPAHLYLDLFRPKADFEAAALVKSRFVVDLYPELALHDACEILDAMRREKDPEEIASIEDAVDHSRYAIEGVLKHARRGTNEREIAGYYEYLLRQHGSEGMSFNPIVASGKNAAVLHYEDNDKDVPDGALVLLDLGALSGPYASDISRTFPISGRFGPRQKELYQLVLDVNKQTIAYVRPGLMMADLNKFARDLLAAGMVRLGLIQTPEEVGKYYYHNVSHFLGLDVHDVGTYLEPLKPGVVLTVEPGIYVEEEGIGIRIEDNVAVTETGGKNLSAGILKEIADIESFMAK from the coding sequence AGTTTTATCCCTATGAAGTCAACCGCAACTTCTACTATCTGACCGGCCTCTCCAAACCCAACATGAACCTGGTGATCCTGAAGGACCAGGGACGCGTGTTCGAGTTCCTTTTCGTCGAGGAGACGAACGACTACATCAACAAGTGGCTCGGTCGGAGGATGACGAAGGAGGAGGCGGCGGAGATCGCCGGCATCGACGAGAGAAACGTCCGCTACCTGACGGAGTTCCGCGAGTTCGTCGCGACCTGTCTCTCCAACAACCGCCGCGCGGTCGTTCAGAAGCCCGCGCACCTCTATCTCGACCTGTTCCGCCCGAAAGCTGACTTCGAAGCCGCCGCGCTCGTGAAGTCGCGCTTCGTCGTCGACCTCTACCCCGAACTCGCCCTGCACGACGCGTGCGAGATCCTCGACGCGATGCGCCGCGAGAAGGATCCCGAGGAGATCGCATCGATCGAGGATGCCGTCGACCACTCGCGCTACGCCATCGAGGGCGTCCTGAAGCACGCCCGCCGCGGTACGAACGAACGCGAGATCGCCGGCTACTACGAGTACCTGCTCAGGCAGCACGGGTCCGAGGGCATGTCTTTCAACCCGATCGTCGCCTCCGGCAAGAACGCCGCCGTGCTCCATTACGAGGACAACGACAAGGACGTCCCCGACGGGGCGCTCGTGCTCCTCGACCTCGGCGCGCTGTCCGGTCCCTATGCCTCCGACATCAGCCGCACGTTCCCGATCTCGGGAAGGTTCGGCCCCCGCCAGAAGGAACTTTACCAGCTCGTCCTCGACGTGAACAAGCAGACGATCGCCTACGTCAGGCCCGGCCTGATGATGGCCGATTTGAACAAGTTCGCCCGCGACCTGCTCGCCGCCGGGATGGTCCGGCTCGGCCTGATCCAGACCCCCGAGGAGGTCGGGAAGTACTATTACCACAACGTCAGCCACTTCCTCGGCCTCGACGTCCATGACGTCGGAACCTACCTCGAACCCCTGAAGCCCGGCGTTGTCCTGACGGTCGAACCCGGCATCTACGTCGAGGAGGAAGGCATCGGCATCCGCATCGAGGACAACGTCGCCGTCACCGAGACCGGCGGGAAGAACCTCTCGGCGGGCATCCTGAAGGAGATCGCTGACATCGAATCGTTCATGGCGAAATAG
- the ruvX gene encoding Holliday junction resolvase RuvX, producing MKVLGLDLGSKTLGVACSDPSAILASGIETFTFPEENLDLPLDYVKRFVDNNKVGLVVLGYPKNMDGSIGSQGKKSEAFRDALKERIAVPIVLWDERLSTRMANQAMLAGDLSRKHRKEIVDKLAATIILQSYLDARR from the coding sequence ATGAAGGTCCTCGGACTCGACCTCGGGTCGAAGACGCTCGGCGTCGCCTGTTCCGATCCCTCCGCGATCCTCGCTTCCGGCATCGAGACGTTCACCTTTCCCGAGGAGAATCTCGATTTGCCCCTTGACTATGTCAAGCGATTTGTCGATAATAATAAAGTGGGTCTCGTCGTCCTCGGCTATCCGAAGAACATGGACGGGTCGATCGGATCCCAGGGAAAGAAGTCGGAGGCGTTCCGGGACGCCCTGAAGGAGCGGATCGCGGTGCCGATCGTCCTCTGGGACGAACGGCTCTCGACCCGGATGGCCAACCAGGCCATGCTTGCGGGGGACCTCTCGCGCAAGCACCGCAAGGAGATCGTCGACAAATTGGCGGCCACGATCATCCTCCAGAGCTATCTCGACGCCAGAAGGTAG
- the alaS gene encoding alanine--tRNA ligase: protein MKQLTGSQVRKMWLDFFQSKGHSVEKGASLVPNDDPTLLWMNAGVAALKKYFDGSIVPKNPRIVNAQKCIRTNDIENVGKTARHHTFFEMLGNFSIGDYFRKEAVTWGFEILTDPKWFAFDKDRLYMTIYPDDVETKDLWISLGVDPSHIIPTDDDNFWEIGEGPCGPCTEIYFDRGPKFGSVGPNAIRDGIQNDRYIEIWNIVFSQYNAKAGLKRSEYPELPNKNIDTGCGLERITCVIQGVPTNFETDLFMPIMKKIEEIAGVPYEGQMAFKVIADHIRTVTFAVADGAVLANEGRGYVLRRLLRRAVKYGKKIGIQRPFMDELVDVVADIMKDYYPSLLDQTAIVKKVIGAEETKFLETLAAGEKRFEAIAASLPGKTIPGADAFVLYDTYGFPIELTAEYAEERGLSVDLAGFQAEMEKQKERARNARKDVQSMKSQNEAHLAFTAKSKFVGYDRTAAETRVLKVFPEGIVLEATPFYATSGGQVADTGVITNDKFFAQVDDVTKLPNGQFLHAVTILSGRVREGDVVLASVDIEKRGATAANHSATHLLFKALRDLLGTHVSQQGSQVSAEALRFDFNHFEPIVDETILELERRVVAMIGRDYPVETKQMTVDAAVARGAIAEFGEKYGDLVRVVDLKYTLDLCGGTHVKNLSDIRRFAIRGIQSIGSGIYRIEAVTNDGVQGIADTLYGIVAEIDNLNRKAYGILQAAIVDRIDLVFAAPQAAVPVGSYADVIAKRQEFADLQKAVKELEREYTSRRETATLKSLDGYFAQIRDGSFVGRVDGLDMNTLKQFVDNLAAQATGLVFVASVRDGKVAFVAKSKSLRFHAGQLVKTAAAICDGNGGGRPDFAQAGGKDVAKTDEAVAAVRRAIR, encoded by the coding sequence ATGAAACAACTGACCGGAAGCCAAGTGAGGAAGATGTGGCTGGATTTCTTCCAGTCGAAAGGCCATTCCGTGGAGAAGGGCGCATCGCTCGTTCCCAACGACGACCCGACCCTGCTCTGGATGAACGCGGGCGTCGCCGCCCTTAAGAAGTACTTCGACGGCTCGATCGTGCCGAAGAACCCGCGGATCGTGAACGCGCAGAAGTGCATCCGCACGAACGACATCGAGAACGTCGGGAAGACCGCTCGTCACCACACGTTCTTCGAGATGCTCGGGAACTTCTCGATCGGCGACTATTTCCGCAAGGAGGCCGTGACGTGGGGTTTCGAGATCCTGACCGATCCGAAGTGGTTTGCCTTCGACAAGGACCGCCTCTACATGACCATCTATCCGGACGACGTGGAGACGAAGGATCTCTGGATTTCACTCGGCGTCGACCCGTCGCACATCATCCCGACGGACGACGACAACTTCTGGGAGATCGGTGAGGGTCCGTGCGGCCCCTGCACCGAGATCTACTTCGACCGCGGCCCGAAGTTCGGGTCGGTCGGCCCGAACGCGATCAGGGACGGGATCCAAAACGACCGCTACATCGAGATCTGGAACATCGTCTTCTCGCAGTACAACGCGAAAGCCGGCCTGAAGCGCAGCGAATACCCCGAGCTCCCCAACAAGAACATCGACACCGGCTGCGGCCTCGAGCGCATCACCTGCGTCATCCAGGGCGTCCCGACCAACTTCGAGACCGACCTGTTCATGCCGATCATGAAGAAGATCGAGGAGATCGCCGGCGTCCCCTACGAGGGCCAGATGGCCTTCAAGGTGATCGCTGACCACATCCGCACCGTCACCTTTGCGGTCGCCGACGGCGCCGTCCTCGCCAACGAGGGCCGCGGCTACGTCCTGCGCCGACTGCTCCGCCGCGCCGTCAAGTACGGCAAGAAGATCGGCATCCAGCGCCCGTTCATGGACGAGCTCGTCGACGTCGTCGCCGACATCATGAAGGACTACTATCCCTCCCTCCTCGACCAGACCGCGATCGTGAAGAAGGTCATCGGCGCCGAGGAGACGAAGTTCCTCGAGACCCTCGCCGCCGGCGAGAAGCGCTTCGAGGCGATCGCCGCCTCGCTTCCGGGCAAGACGATTCCCGGCGCCGACGCCTTCGTCCTCTACGACACCTACGGATTCCCGATCGAACTGACCGCCGAATACGCCGAGGAGCGCGGGCTTTCCGTCGATCTCGCCGGCTTCCAGGCCGAGATGGAGAAGCAGAAGGAACGCGCCCGAAACGCCCGCAAGGACGTCCAGTCGATGAAATCGCAGAACGAGGCGCACCTCGCCTTCACCGCCAAGTCGAAGTTCGTTGGCTATGACCGAACCGCCGCCGAGACCCGCGTCCTCAAGGTCTTTCCGGAGGGCATCGTCCTCGAGGCGACGCCGTTCTACGCCACCTCGGGCGGTCAGGTCGCCGATACCGGCGTGATCACGAACGACAAGTTCTTCGCCCAGGTCGACGACGTCACGAAACTGCCGAACGGGCAGTTCCTGCACGCCGTCACGATCCTTTCGGGGCGCGTCCGCGAAGGCGACGTCGTGCTCGCCTCGGTCGACATCGAGAAGCGCGGCGCCACCGCCGCGAACCATTCGGCCACCCATCTCCTCTTCAAGGCGCTCCGCGACCTGCTCGGAACCCACGTCTCCCAGCAGGGCAGCCAGGTCTCCGCGGAAGCGCTCCGCTTCGACTTCAACCATTTCGAACCGATCGTCGACGAGACGATCCTCGAGCTGGAGCGTCGCGTCGTCGCGATGATCGGCCGGGACTACCCGGTCGAGACGAAGCAGATGACCGTCGACGCCGCCGTCGCCCGCGGGGCGATCGCCGAGTTCGGCGAGAAGTACGGCGACCTCGTCCGCGTCGTCGACCTCAAGTACACGCTCGACCTGTGCGGCGGCACGCACGTGAAGAACCTTTCCGACATCCGCCGCTTCGCGATCCGCGGGATCCAGTCGATCGGCTCCGGCATCTACCGGATCGAAGCCGTGACCAACGACGGCGTCCAGGGGATCGCCGACACGCTCTACGGCATCGTCGCCGAGATCGACAACCTCAACCGCAAGGCCTACGGCATCCTCCAGGCGGCGATCGTCGACCGGATCGACCTCGTCTTCGCCGCGCCGCAGGCGGCCGTTCCGGTCGGCTCCTACGCCGACGTGATCGCCAAGCGCCAGGAGTTCGCCGACCTCCAGAAGGCCGTCAAGGAACTCGAACGCGAATACACCTCGCGCCGCGAGACGGCGACCCTGAAGTCGCTCGACGGCTACTTCGCCCAGATCCGCGACGGCAGCTTCGTCGGCCGCGTCGACGGGCTCGACATGAATACCCTGAAGCAGTTCGTCGACAACCTCGCCGCGCAGGCGACGGGACTCGTCTTCGTCGCTTCGGTCCGGGACGGGAAGGTCGCCTTCGTCGCCAAGTCGAAGAGCCTCCGGTTCCATGCCGGCCAGCTCGTCAAGACGGCCGCCGCGATCTGCGACGGAAACGGCGGCGGCCGACCCGACTTCGCCCAGGCGGGCGGGAAGGACGTCGCGAAGACGGACGAGGCCGTGGCCGCGGTCAGGCGGGCGATCCGATGA
- a CDS encoding ATP-dependent RecD-like DNA helicase produces the protein MEHVEGVIRQYLFFNEENSYSVLKVELTDTSEKSLAYYEPTIVVCGFFPKLETAVKYRFYGAVTDHPRYGKQYAAERFERIVDNTRAGLVDYLSSGLVKGVGPKTAERIVDALGTDTLAAIAQDVSALDKVPKLNKELKQAIREAVLENRQKEAALIWLYGFDISPRMAMRIFSRYGHKAIDVVKADPYVLIDDVEGIGFRRADEIGLKIGFGFDNPKRIQAVILFLLQEYAGKYGDTYLDKARLMEYAAKYLTAADETFIESAPIEEALETLALEEKIVVTAEAYSLAAYYRAEKGIARRLLDAAGPDPAFRPDLVGAYVADFEAQNDIQYTDNQKTAIETALSQRFTIVTGGPGTGKTTVIKGIVATYEAMHSGDPRIASKIRLCAPTGKAAKRLSDATGREATTIHRLLGYDFEGHFAYDERARLDARLVVVDEASMMDAELAFRFFGAVRDNAKIVIVGDDNQLPSVGPGQVLSDLMASGRFPVVRLEKIHRQAEGSSIVALAYDILNQRLTDDVLANQPDRTWFRAPEDRVPELVLRTLREAQNAGYDLNEDVQVLAPMYRGECGIDNLNRLIQDAFNKNHEIPALTRGEKSFRLRDKVLQLVNQPEDGIMNGDIGVVTAILDEREMLVDFGGHSVKYDVKDLDALTLAYAVSIHKSQGSEFRLVVMPVVRSHAIMLKRKLLYTAVTRAKEKLVMIGEVPALRRGVLGLEPPRRTMLSRFLSETPEPEPGDNLRIEDFM, from the coding sequence ATGGAACACGTCGAGGGCGTCATCAGGCAGTACCTGTTTTTCAACGAGGAGAATTCCTATTCCGTCCTGAAGGTCGAACTGACCGACACCTCGGAAAAGAGCCTCGCGTACTACGAACCCACGATCGTCGTCTGTGGGTTTTTTCCTAAACTGGAGACGGCGGTCAAATATCGCTTCTACGGGGCCGTCACCGACCATCCGCGCTATGGCAAGCAGTACGCCGCGGAGCGCTTCGAGCGCATCGTCGACAACACCCGCGCGGGTCTCGTCGACTACCTCTCGAGCGGACTCGTCAAGGGCGTCGGTCCGAAGACCGCCGAACGGATCGTCGACGCCCTCGGGACGGACACGCTCGCCGCGATCGCCCAGGACGTCTCCGCCCTCGACAAGGTCCCCAAGCTGAACAAGGAACTGAAGCAGGCGATCCGTGAGGCCGTCCTCGAGAACCGCCAGAAGGAGGCGGCGCTCATCTGGCTGTACGGCTTCGACATCTCCCCCCGGATGGCGATGCGCATCTTCAGCCGCTACGGCCACAAGGCGATCGACGTCGTCAAGGCCGATCCCTACGTCCTGATCGATGACGTCGAGGGCATCGGCTTCCGGCGCGCCGACGAGATCGGCCTCAAGATCGGCTTCGGCTTCGACAACCCGAAAAGGATCCAGGCGGTCATCCTCTTCCTCCTCCAGGAATACGCCGGCAAGTACGGCGACACCTACCTCGACAAGGCGAGACTCATGGAATACGCCGCAAAGTACCTGACCGCGGCCGACGAGACCTTCATCGAATCGGCACCGATCGAGGAGGCCCTCGAGACGCTCGCGCTCGAAGAGAAGATCGTCGTCACCGCCGAGGCGTACAGCCTTGCGGCGTATTACAGGGCCGAGAAAGGCATCGCTCGCCGCCTGCTCGACGCCGCCGGCCCAGATCCGGCCTTCCGTCCCGACCTCGTCGGCGCCTACGTCGCCGATTTCGAGGCGCAGAACGACATCCAGTACACCGACAACCAGAAGACCGCGATCGAGACGGCGCTCTCGCAGCGCTTCACGATCGTCACCGGCGGTCCCGGGACCGGCAAGACGACGGTCATCAAGGGCATCGTCGCGACCTACGAGGCGATGCATTCGGGCGATCCGCGAATCGCTTCGAAGATCCGTCTCTGCGCCCCGACCGGAAAGGCCGCAAAGCGGCTTTCGGACGCCACCGGCCGCGAAGCGACCACGATCCACCGTCTTCTCGGATACGACTTCGAGGGTCATTTCGCCTACGACGAGCGCGCCCGCCTCGACGCCAGGCTCGTCGTCGTCGACGAGGCTTCGATGATGGATGCGGAACTCGCGTTCCGCTTTTTCGGCGCAGTCCGCGACAACGCCAAGATCGTGATCGTCGGCGACGACAACCAGCTGCCCTCGGTCGGCCCCGGCCAGGTCCTCTCCGACCTGATGGCCTCGGGACGGTTCCCCGTCGTCCGGCTCGAGAAGATCCACCGCCAGGCGGAGGGCTCCTCGATCGTCGCCCTCGCCTACGACATCCTGAACCAGCGGCTGACCGACGACGTGCTCGCGAACCAGCCCGACCGCACCTGGTTCAGGGCGCCCGAAGACCGGGTTCCCGAACTCGTCCTGAGGACCCTCCGCGAGGCCCAGAACGCCGGCTACGACCTGAACGAAGACGTCCAGGTGCTCGCGCCGATGTACCGCGGCGAGTGCGGCATCGACAACCTGAACCGTCTGATCCAGGATGCCTTCAACAAGAACCACGAGATCCCCGCCCTGACGCGCGGGGAGAAGTCGTTCCGGCTCCGCGACAAGGTCCTCCAGCTCGTCAACCAGCCCGAGGACGGGATCATGAACGGCGACATCGGCGTTGTCACGGCGATCCTCGACGAGCGCGAGATGCTCGTCGATTTCGGCGGTCATTCGGTCAAATACGACGTCAAGGACCTCGACGCGCTCACGCTTGCCTACGCCGTCTCGATCCACAAGTCGCAGGGAAGCGAGTTCAGGCTCGTGGTGATGCCGGTCGTCCGCAGCCACGCGATCATGCTGAAGCGGAAACTGCTCTACACCGCCGTCACGCGGGCGAAGGAGAAGCTCGTGATGATCGGCGAGGTCCCGGCGCTCCGCCGCGGCGTCCTCGGTCTCGAACCGCCGCGCCGGACGATGCTGTCGCGCTTCCTTTCCGAAACGCCGGAACCCGAGCCCGGGGACAACCTCCGGATCGAGGATTTCATGTGA